Proteins encoded together in one Streptomyces sp. TLI_171 window:
- a CDS encoding RecQ family ATP-dependent DNA helicase, protein MQTRELHPSTPADRTAVRAAAEAVLQNLAGPSATLREDQWKAIEALVVDSRRALVVQRTGWGKSAVYFIATALLRERGAGPTVIVSPLLALMRNQVDSAARAGIHARTINSANPEEWSEIQQEVADGRVDVLLVSPERLNNPDFRDQVLPKLAASTGLLVVDEAHCISDWGHDFRPDYRRLRTMLAELSPGVPVLATTATANARVTADVAEQLGTGAGEEQALVLRGPLDRESLSLAVLPLPDPAHRLAWLADHLADLPGSGIVYTLTVAAAEEVTEFLRGRGYPVASYSGRTEDAERREAEAALLANRVKALVATSALGMGFDKPDLGFVVHLGSPSSPIAYYQQVGRAGRGVDRAEVLLLPGREDEAIWRYFASIGFPAEEQVRRTLDALSQAGRPLSTAALETSVDLRRTRLETMLKVLDVDGAVRRVRGGWESTGEAWRYDAERYAKVARAREAEQQAMREYVATEGCRMEFLRRQLDDPEAAPCGRCDRCTPPRHSAEVSPEALDAARAALGRPGVSFDTRRMWPTGMESLGIQLKGRIPADQQAEPGRALGRLSDIGWGGRLRTLLDERSPDGPLPREVLDAMVGVVADWARGPGGWAGQAGPDGGQLARPVGVVALDSSTRPHLLSDLAGGLASVGRMPLLGRVEYATGEPPHGPRSNSAQRLRSVAGALALSPGLAEALAAAPGPVLLVDDLVDSGWTLTVAARLLRQAGATAVLPLVLAVRG, encoded by the coding sequence ATGCAGACGCGCGAACTCCATCCGAGCACCCCAGCCGACCGCACCGCCGTCCGGGCCGCAGCCGAGGCCGTGCTGCAGAACCTCGCCGGCCCTTCCGCCACCCTGCGGGAGGACCAGTGGAAAGCCATCGAGGCCCTGGTGGTGGACAGCCGCCGGGCCCTGGTGGTGCAGCGCACCGGGTGGGGCAAGTCCGCCGTCTACTTCATCGCCACGGCGCTGCTCCGCGAGCGCGGCGCCGGACCGACGGTGATCGTCTCACCGCTCCTCGCCCTGATGCGCAATCAGGTCGACTCGGCCGCCCGGGCGGGCATCCACGCCCGGACGATCAACTCGGCCAACCCGGAGGAGTGGTCGGAGATCCAGCAGGAGGTCGCCGACGGCCGGGTCGACGTGCTGCTGGTCAGCCCGGAGCGGCTGAACAACCCCGACTTCCGCGACCAGGTGCTGCCCAAGCTGGCCGCGTCCACCGGCCTGCTGGTGGTGGACGAGGCGCACTGCATCTCGGACTGGGGCCACGATTTCCGGCCGGACTACCGGCGGCTGCGCACCATGCTCGCCGAGCTCTCCCCCGGCGTCCCGGTGCTGGCGACCACGGCGACTGCGAACGCCCGGGTCACCGCGGACGTCGCGGAGCAGCTCGGTACCGGCGCGGGCGAGGAGCAGGCCCTGGTGCTGCGCGGCCCGCTGGACCGGGAGAGCCTCAGCCTGGCGGTGCTCCCGCTGCCCGATCCGGCACACCGGCTGGCCTGGCTCGCCGACCACCTGGCCGACCTGCCGGGCTCGGGCATCGTCTACACCCTGACGGTGGCGGCCGCCGAGGAGGTCACCGAGTTCCTGCGCGGCCGCGGGTACCCGGTCGCCTCCTACTCAGGACGGACGGAGGACGCGGAACGCCGTGAGGCCGAGGCAGCGCTGCTGGCCAACCGGGTCAAGGCACTGGTCGCCACCTCCGCACTCGGGATGGGCTTCGACAAGCCGGATCTCGGCTTCGTGGTCCACCTCGGCTCCCCCAGCTCGCCGATCGCCTACTACCAGCAGGTCGGCCGGGCCGGTCGCGGGGTGGACCGGGCCGAGGTGCTGCTGCTCCCCGGCCGGGAGGACGAGGCGATCTGGCGGTACTTCGCCTCGATCGGCTTCCCCGCCGAGGAGCAGGTCCGCCGCACCCTCGACGCGCTCTCCCAGGCCGGCCGACCACTCTCCACGGCGGCGCTGGAGACCTCGGTCGACCTCCGCCGCACCCGGCTGGAGACCATGCTCAAGGTGCTCGACGTGGACGGCGCGGTCCGCCGGGTGCGCGGCGGCTGGGAGTCCACCGGCGAGGCGTGGCGCTACGACGCCGAGCGGTACGCGAAGGTCGCCCGGGCCCGCGAGGCCGAGCAGCAGGCGATGCGGGAGTACGTGGCCACCGAAGGCTGCCGGATGGAGTTCCTGCGCCGTCAGCTCGACGACCCGGAAGCGGCCCCCTGCGGGCGCTGTGACCGCTGCACCCCGCCCCGGCACTCCGCCGAGGTGTCGCCCGAGGCACTGGACGCGGCCCGGGCCGCCCTCGGCCGCCCGGGCGTCTCGTTCGACACCCGGCGGATGTGGCCGACCGGCATGGAGTCCCTCGGCATCCAGCTGAAGGGCCGCATCCCCGCCGACCAGCAGGCCGAACCGGGCCGGGCCCTGGGCCGGCTCTCCGACATCGGCTGGGGAGGCCGCCTGCGGACGCTGCTCGACGAACGCTCACCGGACGGTCCGCTGCCGCGCGAGGTGCTGGACGCGATGGTCGGGGTGGTCGCGGACTGGGCGCGCGGCCCCGGCGGCTGGGCCGGGCAGGCCGGACCGGACGGCGGACAGCTCGCCCGCCCCGTGGGAGTGGTGGCGCTCGACTCCTCCACCCGCCCGCACCTGCTGTCCGACCTGGCCGGCGGCCTGGCCTCGGTCGGCCGGATGCCGCTGCTCGGCCGGGTCGAGTACGCCACCGGTGAGCCACCGCACGGCCCGCGTAGCAACAGCGCGCAACGGCTGCGCTCGGTCGCCGGGGCCCTCGCGCTCTCCCCGGGCCTGGCCGAGGCACTCGCCGCCGCCCCCGGTCCGGTGCTCCTGGTGGACGACCTGGTGGACTCGGGCTGGACGCTGACGGTGGCCGCTCGCCTGCTCCGCCAGGCCGGTGCCACCGCGGTGCTTCCGCTGGTGCTGGCGGTCCGGGGGTGA
- a CDS encoding DUF4192 domain-containing protein, translating to MTADDRTTTPVPRPGHLPVRLRGPADMAEMLPYLLGFFPDDSIVAVGLQGPGLDQGGVIRIDIPDDSACWERTAEDSARLLVELSEQRERRPVQVLLYLCRDPADGVRTPAAARSVMSSLRPLAAALTRAFESEEVVVKEALCVSAGRWWSFLCTGVDCCPPDGTPVREPDHPSPLAAAATFAGLAPRGSRKAIVAGLAAVGPPLSEVQRRALEDAGPPFIRELAGPGGRPAAVERTAELLAEAMAEFRAGARELDTGRTARILIGLQDRLGRDRAAEYAEPHELVAAQRLWRFLIQRCVDPFEHLAAPPMTLLAWTSWLGGDSATARIVLARALELEPGYTLAQLLYESLNSGIAPEALLRVVRRERGTRLSELPDRPYSPGTVPPTAPPGAAAPTSKSPVDRFDRHPPEEAGRSEEGGPGPSGAGAPGPGGGRPAGPPDGPSAAARGAGRGNRTRTLRSAGARNPGTRTGAHRHQHTLGG from the coding sequence ATGACCGCAGACGACCGCACCACCACCCCCGTTCCGCGCCCCGGCCACCTCCCGGTCCGGCTGCGCGGCCCCGCCGACATGGCGGAGATGCTTCCCTACCTGCTGGGCTTCTTCCCGGACGACAGCATCGTCGCGGTGGGCCTGCAGGGCCCCGGGCTCGACCAGGGCGGCGTGATCCGGATCGACATCCCGGACGACTCCGCGTGCTGGGAGCGGACCGCCGAGGATTCCGCCCGGCTGCTGGTCGAGCTCTCCGAGCAGCGCGAGCGCCGACCCGTACAAGTCCTGCTTTACCTGTGCCGAGATCCTGCCGACGGCGTCCGAACGCCCGCGGCCGCCCGGTCCGTCATGAGCAGCCTCCGGCCGCTGGCCGCCGCACTCACCCGGGCGTTCGAGTCCGAGGAAGTGGTGGTGAAGGAGGCGCTGTGCGTCTCCGCGGGCCGCTGGTGGTCCTTCCTGTGCACCGGAGTCGACTGCTGTCCGCCGGACGGCACTCCGGTCCGGGAGCCGGACCACCCCAGCCCGCTGGCCGCCGCGGCCACTTTCGCCGGCCTCGCCCCGCGCGGCAGCCGCAAGGCGATCGTGGCGGGCCTGGCCGCGGTCGGGCCGCCGCTGTCCGAGGTGCAGCGTCGGGCCCTGGAGGACGCCGGGCCGCCGTTCATCCGGGAGCTGGCCGGCCCGGGCGGCCGCCCGGCGGCGGTCGAGCGCACCGCCGAGCTGCTGGCCGAGGCGATGGCGGAATTCCGCGCCGGCGCCCGGGAGCTGGACACCGGCCGGACCGCCAGGATCCTCATCGGCCTGCAGGACAGACTCGGCCGGGACCGGGCCGCCGAGTACGCCGAACCGCACGAACTCGTCGCCGCCCAACGGCTGTGGCGGTTCCTCATCCAACGCTGCGTCGACCCGTTCGAGCACCTGGCTGCCCCACCGATGACGCTGCTGGCCTGGACGTCCTGGCTGGGCGGCGACTCCGCCACGGCGCGGATCGTGCTGGCCCGGGCCCTGGAACTGGAACCGGGCTACACCCTCGCTCAACTGCTCTACGAATCCCTGAACTCGGGCATTGCCCCCGAGGCCCTGCTCCGGGTGGTCCGCCGCGAACGCGGTACCCGGCTGAGTGAGCTGCCGGACCGGCCGTATTCGCCCGGGACCGTGCCGCCCACCGCACCACCGGGAGCCGCCGCTCCGACCTCGAAGTCACCGGTCGACCGCTTCGACCGCCATCCGCCGGAGGAGGCCGGGCGCAGTGAGGAGGGCGGGCCCGGGCCCAGTGGAGCAGGTGCGCCCGGGCCGGGTGGCGGCCGACCGGCCGGACCGCCCGACGGTCCGTCAGCCGCCGCCCGCGGGGCCGGCCGGGGGAACCGAACGCGCACCCTTCGGTCCGCCGGAGCGAGGAACCCCGGCACCCGCACCGGCGCGCACCGACACCAACACACCCTCGGAGGCTGA
- a CDS encoding alpha/beta fold hydrolase translates to MSPVSRIPGIVTTDHVFRVPLDHGAPDGETIEVYAREVVAAGREDAQLPWLVYLQGGPGGKANRPIGRDGWLDRALDDYRVLLLDQRGTGRSTPANRQTLARRGDARRQADYLALFRADSIVRDAELIRRQLLGDQGRWSLLGQSFGGFCTLAYLSLAPEGLREAFVTGGLAGLRRSADEVYRAAYPRVARKNAGHYARFPQDVAAVRRIAAHLVERPATLPDGGLLTVRAFQSLGLMLGSGTGSYVLHYLLEEAWVEGPDGPELSDTFLAGAQTHLSFAQNPLFAVLHEAIYGQRSVDAGATAWSAERLRKEFPEFDAEAALAGDRPVLFTGEMIYPWMFETDPALRPLRETAQLLAERTDWPDLYDLERLAANQVPVYAAVYHDDMYVDTAHSLETVDAVAGARAWVTNEWEHDGVRVSGRAVLDRLIRMARGEV, encoded by the coding sequence ATGTCCCCCGTCAGCCGCATCCCCGGGATCGTCACGACCGACCACGTCTTCCGGGTGCCGCTGGACCACGGTGCGCCGGACGGCGAGACGATCGAGGTCTACGCCCGCGAGGTGGTGGCCGCCGGCCGCGAGGACGCGCAACTGCCGTGGCTGGTCTACCTGCAGGGCGGCCCGGGCGGAAAGGCCAACCGGCCCATCGGTCGGGACGGCTGGCTGGACCGGGCGCTCGACGACTACCGGGTGCTGCTGCTGGACCAGCGCGGCACCGGCCGCTCCACGCCCGCCAACCGCCAGACCCTGGCGCGCCGTGGCGACGCCCGCCGCCAGGCCGACTACCTGGCACTGTTCCGGGCCGACTCGATCGTCCGGGACGCCGAGCTGATCCGCCGCCAGCTGCTCGGCGACCAGGGCCGGTGGAGCCTGCTGGGACAGAGCTTCGGCGGCTTCTGCACCCTGGCGTACCTCTCGCTGGCCCCGGAGGGACTCCGGGAGGCGTTCGTCACCGGCGGACTGGCCGGCCTGCGCCGCTCGGCGGACGAGGTCTACCGCGCGGCCTATCCGCGGGTCGCCCGCAAGAACGCCGGGCACTACGCGCGCTTCCCCCAGGACGTGGCGGCAGTACGGCGAATCGCGGCGCACCTGGTCGAGCGGCCGGCCACGCTGCCGGACGGCGGCCTGCTGACCGTCCGGGCGTTCCAGTCGCTGGGGCTGATGCTGGGCAGTGGAACCGGCTCCTACGTCCTGCACTACCTGCTGGAGGAGGCCTGGGTGGAGGGGCCGGACGGTCCCGAGCTCTCGGACACCTTCCTGGCCGGGGCGCAGACCCACCTGTCGTTCGCCCAAAATCCGCTCTTCGCCGTGCTGCACGAGGCCATCTACGGGCAGCGCTCGGTCGACGCCGGGGCTACCGCCTGGTCGGCGGAGCGGCTGCGCAAGGAGTTCCCCGAGTTCGACGCCGAGGCGGCGCTGGCCGGGGATCGGCCGGTGCTGTTCACCGGCGAGATGATCTACCCCTGGATGTTCGAGACCGACCCGGCGCTGCGGCCGCTGCGCGAGACCGCGCAGCTGCTTGCGGAGCGCACCGACTGGCCCGACCTGTACGACCTTGAGCGCCTGGCGGCCAACCAGGTGCCGGTGTACGCGGCGGTGTACCACGACGACATGTACGTGGACACGGCGCACTCGCTGGAGACCGTGGACGCGGTGGCGGGCGCGCGGGCGTGGGTCACGAACGAGTGGGAGCACGACGGGGTGCGGGTCAGCGGCCGCGCGGTGCTGGACCGGCTGATCCGGATGGCGCGCGGCGAGGTCTAG
- a CDS encoding glycogen debranching N-terminal domain-containing protein → MAGAAAPGPARQPGPAAAPRQQPSAAHDVLCINAPGLAASGPDGQLRGQGLHGFFRHGVRALARMELRLGGIEPLPLQGTLTSAAAARFVGSVRVPGDLDPDPALTVERLRHADGAETVTVRNTGARPARLPLEIAIGTDLGLLVDLAAGRRSADLPGQVQSSGLRWVGQGRAATVSARPSPHAVLAGAGVLRWDLEIQPGARWSVDLRVELETPVTTRPPTGRGPGVPLPWSEPEIRADDRRAARLVTRALDSLGGLLLADADRPTDLYTASGAPWRFGLTAADSLWAARMTLPLGTRLAAGTLRALARRQHLAAAPPAAAPPRPAEAGASGDGASLPEGGSTPTGPLAGSPPGPGSAPTAAASSPGGGSSGGPGPEAGSAAQAMDGVIPGPLRHGGPELPASCTATEATLLFVTVLAEAWRWGLPRAEVVELLPAAERALGALRAAVAEGPDGPVGFVTDFGRSPEERAARPGPARCEVQAQAHRAALQGADLLEAFDRPGAAQWRSWAAELRERFREQFWIDDLSGGRPAAALLAPDRPVPAIASTLVHLFDVGLAAEGELHEGLLDREQTRLLAQRLVTPELDCGWGLRTLSAKSPRFNPLGHRSGTVRVQETALAVSGLVDAGFEREAEILLEGLLEASAHFDGRLPEMYAGEQKVADCPPVPHPAACRPAAVSAAAAVHLVLSLAGVRPDVPSGRVATRPASTAPLGALELTGLRVAGEPFSVRVSRIGVAVVEEAPSFLQLAAS, encoded by the coding sequence GTGGCGGGGGCGGCCGCCCCCGGTCCGGCCCGTCAGCCGGGGCCGGCGGCAGCGCCGCGCCAGCAGCCGTCCGCGGCGCACGACGTGCTGTGCATCAACGCCCCGGGTCTGGCGGCTTCCGGGCCGGACGGCCAACTGCGCGGGCAGGGGCTGCACGGCTTCTTCCGGCACGGGGTGCGGGCGCTGGCCCGGATGGAGCTGCGGCTGGGCGGAATCGAGCCGTTGCCGCTCCAAGGGACCCTGACGTCCGCGGCGGCGGCCCGCTTCGTCGGCTCGGTCCGGGTGCCGGGAGACCTCGACCCGGACCCGGCGCTGACCGTCGAACGGCTGCGGCACGCCGACGGCGCGGAGACGGTGACGGTCCGGAACACCGGCGCACGGCCGGCCCGGCTCCCGCTGGAGATCGCGATCGGTACCGACCTGGGTCTGCTCGTCGACCTGGCGGCCGGCCGGCGGTCGGCCGACCTGCCGGGCCAGGTCCAGTCCTCCGGTCTGCGCTGGGTCGGCCAGGGGCGCGCCGCCACGGTCAGCGCCCGGCCCTCGCCGCACGCGGTGCTGGCCGGCGCCGGCGTGCTGCGCTGGGACTTGGAGATCCAGCCGGGCGCCCGGTGGTCCGTCGACCTCCGGGTGGAGCTGGAGACCCCGGTGACCACTCGGCCGCCGACCGGCCGCGGCCCCGGTGTTCCGCTGCCCTGGTCCGAGCCGGAGATCCGCGCCGACGACCGCCGCGCCGCCCGTCTGGTCACCCGCGCCCTGGACTCGCTGGGCGGCCTGCTGCTCGCGGACGCGGACCGCCCCACCGACCTGTACACCGCCTCCGGTGCCCCCTGGCGGTTCGGCCTCACTGCCGCCGACTCGCTCTGGGCGGCCCGGATGACGTTGCCGCTCGGCACCAGGCTGGCCGCCGGCACCCTCCGCGCACTGGCCCGCCGCCAGCATCTCGCCGCCGCCCCACCCGCGGCCGCGCCGCCCCGACCGGCCGAGGCCGGTGCCTCGGGTGACGGTGCGTCACTCCCCGAGGGCGGCAGTACTCCGACCGGGCCGCTGGCCGGCAGCCCCCCGGGCCCGGGCAGTGCACCGACCGCGGCCGCCAGCAGCCCCGGCGGCGGATCGAGCGGAGGGCCGGGTCCGGAGGCCGGCTCGGCCGCGCAGGCGATGGACGGGGTGATTCCGGGCCCGCTGAGGCACGGCGGCCCCGAGCTCCCGGCCAGTTGCACGGCGACCGAAGCGACCCTGCTGTTCGTCACCGTGCTTGCGGAAGCGTGGCGTTGGGGCCTCCCCCGGGCCGAGGTCGTGGAGCTGCTGCCAGCGGCTGAGCGCGCCCTGGGTGCGCTGCGTGCCGCGGTCGCGGAGGGCCCGGACGGGCCGGTCGGTTTCGTCACCGACTTCGGGCGGTCGCCGGAGGAGCGGGCCGCACGCCCCGGCCCGGCCAGATGCGAGGTCCAGGCGCAGGCGCACCGTGCCGCGCTCCAGGGCGCCGACCTACTGGAGGCCTTCGACCGTCCGGGCGCCGCCCAGTGGCGCAGCTGGGCCGCCGAGCTGAGGGAACGCTTCCGCGAGCAGTTCTGGATCGACGACCTGTCCGGGGGCCGTCCGGCTGCGGCGCTGCTCGCTCCGGACCGTCCGGTGCCGGCGATCGCCTCCACCCTGGTGCACCTGTTCGACGTGGGCCTCGCGGCCGAGGGCGAGCTGCACGAGGGCCTGCTCGACCGCGAGCAGACCAGGTTGCTCGCCCAGCGGTTGGTGACGCCCGAGCTCGACTGCGGCTGGGGCCTGCGGACGCTGAGCGCGAAGTCCCCCCGGTTCAACCCGCTCGGCCACCGCAGCGGCACGGTCCGGGTCCAGGAGACCGCGCTCGCGGTCAGCGGTCTGGTGGACGCCGGGTTCGAGCGCGAGGCGGAGATACTTCTGGAGGGACTGCTGGAGGCGTCCGCCCACTTCGACGGCCGACTGCCCGAGATGTACGCCGGTGAGCAGAAGGTCGCCGACTGCCCGCCGGTGCCGCATCCGGCAGCCTGTCGCCCGGCCGCGGTGTCCGCGGCGGCGGCCGTGCACCTGGTGCTCTCGCTGGCGGGTGTCCGGCCTGACGTGCCGTCGGGCCGGGTGGCCACCCGGCCGGCCAGCACCGCGCCGCTGGGAGCTCTGGAACTTACCGGCCTGCGGGTGGCCGGCGAGCCGTTCTCGGTCCGGGTCAGCCGGATCGGCGTCGCCGTCGTGGAGGAGGCCCCCTCGTTCCTGCAACTCGCCGCCAGCTGA
- a CDS encoding NUDIX domain-containing protein — protein MSRYDPSAFPPFAVTVDLVVLTVRDHELCALLVKRGEAPFQGYWALPGGFVRQDEGLADAASRELAEETGLRAQSFPGRSPAEPTPAGAHLEQLATYGHPQRDPRMRVVSVAYLVLAPDLPSPRAGGDASSARWAPVSELLGEEPHDGVLLAFDHGQILADGVERARSKIEYSSLATAFCPPEFTVGELRRVYEAVWGVVLDPRNFHRKVTGTPGFLLPSGGTTTRQGGRPAQLFTAGGATVLNPPMLRPEA, from the coding sequence ATGTCGCGTTATGACCCGTCGGCCTTCCCCCCGTTCGCAGTCACGGTTGACCTCGTGGTGCTGACGGTCCGCGACCATGAGCTGTGCGCGCTGCTGGTGAAGCGCGGCGAGGCGCCGTTCCAGGGCTACTGGGCCCTGCCGGGCGGGTTCGTCCGGCAGGACGAGGGGCTCGCCGACGCGGCGTCCCGCGAGCTGGCCGAAGAGACCGGGCTGCGCGCCCAGTCGTTCCCCGGTCGGTCTCCGGCCGAGCCGACCCCGGCCGGGGCGCACCTGGAGCAGTTGGCCACTTACGGCCACCCCCAGCGCGACCCGCGGATGCGGGTGGTGAGCGTCGCGTACCTGGTGCTCGCCCCGGACCTGCCCTCGCCCCGCGCGGGCGGCGACGCAAGCAGCGCCCGGTGGGCGCCGGTGAGCGAGCTGCTCGGCGAGGAGCCCCACGACGGCGTGCTGCTCGCGTTCGACCACGGCCAGATCCTGGCCGACGGCGTGGAGCGGGCCCGGTCGAAGATCGAGTACTCCTCGCTGGCCACCGCCTTCTGCCCCCCGGAGTTCACCGTCGGGGAGCTGCGCCGGGTGTACGAAGCAGTGTGGGGCGTGGTGCTCGACCCGCGGAACTTCCACCGCAAGGTCACCGGCACCCCGGGCTTCCTGCTGCCCTCCGGCGGAACGACGACCCGTCAGGGCGGCCGCCCTGCCCAGCTGTTCACCGCTGGCGGCGCGACCGTCCTCAACCCGCCGATGCTCCGCCCTGAAGCCTGA
- a CDS encoding ATP-binding cassette domain-containing protein — protein MIQITGLTKAYGRGRPPAVLDLTFDVRPGMVTALLGDEGSGKSTVLRLMVELERGHGLTLFDGRTYRRISRPEREIGVLLPSARPEAGHPGMRARAHLRMLAGSIGVPARRADDLLEQTRLAAVADHRISTFSPGMHRRLALAAALLGDPSTVLLDDPTEGLSPRNEEWFHAFLRSFAVAGGTVLMSTRGPDEAAALADRVITLDAGRLIADQPAVEFRRTRVHPEVQVRGPQMARLADLLVAQGAQVRRDGGAGLAVSGVGRTEIGELAYRHGILLHELADRVVRRPVSYPSSLPSGSGRSGQVSVRTARQNPDEQPQIAPGAPGLSAVGRPAGPESERPLDHRGLQAGRWAAAALTPDPSAPARSGPGPEAQAQPGPAVPGPASPAAQVPPDSVDLTRHTARGASALSRTAPRTEPRSEPTTVPRTEPRDEPRTEPRDEPRTEPRDEPRTESRAEARPEPVAAPTSKARQSGAVTAPRPAVPAPAVVDTEHLAANPTDAELLTPARIGGLAPRPAAPAPSRAPAPTPVPASTAAQGPDVRPRPTDTAELRPASPAAPAAAGRTRELQPGSATATTATTATATTATATSATSTAATAEESARPSVVGDENGSE, from the coding sequence ATGATCCAGATCACCGGACTGACCAAGGCGTACGGCCGGGGACGCCCCCCGGCGGTGCTGGATCTGACGTTCGATGTCCGCCCGGGGATGGTCACCGCCCTGCTGGGGGACGAGGGTTCGGGCAAGTCCACCGTGCTGCGGCTGATGGTGGAGCTTGAGCGCGGTCACGGCCTCACCCTGTTCGACGGCCGCACGTACCGCCGGATCAGCCGCCCCGAGCGGGAGATCGGCGTCCTGCTGCCGTCCGCCCGGCCCGAGGCCGGACACCCGGGCATGCGGGCCCGGGCCCACCTGCGGATGCTGGCCGGCTCGATCGGCGTCCCGGCCCGGCGGGCCGACGACCTGCTGGAGCAGACCCGGCTCGCAGCGGTCGCCGACCACCGCATCAGCACGTTCTCACCCGGCATGCACCGTCGGCTCGCCCTGGCGGCCGCGCTGCTCGGCGACCCCTCGACGGTGCTGCTCGACGACCCCACCGAGGGACTGTCGCCGCGCAACGAGGAGTGGTTCCACGCCTTCCTGCGCTCATTCGCGGTGGCGGGCGGCACCGTCCTGATGAGCACCCGCGGCCCGGACGAGGCCGCCGCGCTCGCCGACCGGGTGATCACCCTGGACGCCGGTCGGCTGATCGCCGACCAGCCGGCAGTGGAGTTCCGGCGCACCAGGGTGCACCCCGAGGTCCAGGTCCGCGGCCCGCAGATGGCCCGGCTCGCGGACCTGCTGGTCGCCCAGGGCGCCCAGGTCCGGCGGGACGGCGGCGCGGGCCTCGCGGTCAGTGGCGTCGGCCGCACCGAGATCGGCGAACTCGCCTACCGGCACGGCATCCTGCTGCACGAACTGGCCGACCGGGTGGTGCGCCGTCCGGTCTCCTACCCGTCCTCCCTGCCCAGCGGCTCGGGCCGATCCGGCCAGGTGTCGGTCCGGACGGCTCGTCAGAACCCGGACGAGCAACCGCAGATCGCCCCCGGCGCGCCCGGCCTGAGCGCCGTCGGCCGCCCCGCCGGTCCGGAGTCCGAGCGTCCGCTCGACCACCGCGGGCTCCAGGCCGGCCGCTGGGCCGCCGCCGCCCTCACGCCCGACCCGTCCGCCCCGGCCCGGTCGGGACCAGGTCCGGAGGCCCAGGCCCAGCCCGGTCCGGCCGTCCCAGGCCCGGCGTCGCCCGCCGCCCAGGTTCCTCCCGACTCCGTCGACCTGACCCGGCACACCGCTCGCGGAGCTTCCGCGCTCAGCCGGACAGCACCCCGGACGGAGCCCAGGAGCGAGCCCACGACCGTGCCCCGGACGGAGCCCAGGGACGAGCCCCGGACGGAGCCCAGGGACGAGCCCCGGACGGAGCCCAGGGACGAGCCCCGGACGGAGTCCAGGGCAGAGGCGCGGCCGGAGCCGGTAGCAGCGCCGACGTCGAAGGCGAGGCAGAGCGGCGCAGTCACGGCACCGCGTCCGGCCGTTCCCGCCCCGGCGGTGGTCGACACCGAGCACCTGGCCGCCAACCCCACCGACGCGGAACTCCTGACGCCCGCCCGGATCGGGGGACTCGCCCCCCGGCCGGCGGCCCCAGCCCCATCACGTGCACCTGCACCGACCCCGGTGCCGGCATCGACCGCCGCCCAGGGGCCCGACGTCCGCCCGCGCCCGACCGACACCGCCGAACTGCGCCCGGCAAGCCCCGCCGCCCCGGCCGCCGCCGGCAGGACACGCGAGCTGCAGCCCGGCTCAGCAACAGCAACGACAGCAACAACGGCAACAGCAACAACGGCAACAGCAACATCAGCAACATCAACGGCAGCGACCGCCGAGGAGTCCGCGCGGCCGAGCGTCGTCGGCGACGAGAACGGGAGTGAGTGA